A genomic segment from Tachypleus tridentatus isolate NWPU-2018 unplaced genomic scaffold, ASM421037v1 Hic_cluster_2, whole genome shotgun sequence encodes:
- the LOC143242380 gene encoding uncharacterized protein LOC143242380 isoform X1, giving the protein MGRFVSQFSSQQQLVSVRPEDDVSPEGIKSSNSRAPESPQDLSGRKSNSEEVLHATYGNSVVQVPRAETKEPQNLCKGNSTSRQNLETIVEAIRHLEGDHLFRDDPEPPEQTRSASESTPSSQLHISRNKLVMQQLFHCPPVTSYSRPGVIVTNRS; this is encoded by the coding sequence ATGGGAAGGTTTGTCAGTCAGTTTTCGTCACAGCAGCAGTTAGTCAGTGTACGACCAGAGGATGATGTTTCACCTGAGGGAATAAAGTCTTCTAATTCCAGAGCACCAGAATCTCCACAGGACTTGTCTGGAAGGAAATCTAACTCGGAAGAAGTACTTCATGCAACTTATGGTAATTCTGTTGTCCAGGTACCAAGGGCAGAGACAAAGGAACCACAGAATCTGTGTAAAGGAAACAGCACATCAAGACAGAATCTGGAAACAATTGTTGAAGCTATCCGGCATCTGGAAGGTGATCACTTGTTCCGTGATGATCCTGAACCACCCGAACAAACAAGGTCAGCTTCTGAGTCCACTCCAAGTTCTCAGCTTCATATCTCTAGAAATAAACTCGTGATGCAACAATTGTTTCACTGTCCACCAGTGACTTCTTACTCTCGGCCAGGCGTCATTGTTACTAATCGTTCGTAA